One stretch of Streptomyces sp. NBC_01363 DNA includes these proteins:
- a CDS encoding transposase — protein MSMRPVGLPEIPEQTVAVARAAFPKGSLAIRVRDRLAEVFVAEPFAGAFGVRGAPGLSPGVLSLVTVLQFAEDLTDRQAVAMAVRAIDWKYALGAELTDTGFDASVLSRFRARLADNGMERVVFDRLLEHCKDAGLVVAGGKQRTDSTHVISAVRDLNRLELAGESVRAALEALAVAAPIWLAGQIDVPEFAERYGPRTDGWRMPSSQAKRDRLAQVFGQDALALCRAAWAEDAPVWIHEVEAVHLLRQVLVQTYIIRSDARGRQVIRKRDADDGVPPGQLRLASPYDADARWAAKGDDLFWMGYKIHLTETCGTLPNANANADADADADADADADADADADADADADADAGSGSGAGRMPNLITDVHTTDATVPDVKATAPIQQSLAEHGVKPAEHYLDSGYPSADLITKATQDGIRMVTPVLLDHSAQAKAAEGFDKNAFTINWKTRQVRCPAGRISSHWNPVQQHGTDAIVVTFSVLTCRDCPFQKQCTTSKTGRRMLTLRPEELHDNLARARAEQKTDTWKNKYALRAGVEGTINQALDITGIRRARYRGLPKVRLQHAFSATALNVIRLDAHWTTGPLDRARHSRLERLSYQLSA, from the coding sequence ATGTCGATGCGGCCGGTGGGGCTGCCGGAGATCCCGGAACAGACCGTGGCGGTGGCGCGGGCGGCGTTCCCGAAGGGAAGCCTGGCGATACGGGTGCGGGACCGCCTTGCGGAAGTCTTCGTCGCCGAGCCGTTCGCGGGGGCATTCGGGGTGCGTGGGGCTCCGGGGCTGTCGCCGGGGGTGTTGTCGCTGGTGACGGTGTTGCAGTTCGCCGAGGACCTCACTGATCGACAGGCTGTGGCGATGGCGGTGCGGGCCATCGACTGGAAGTACGCGCTTGGGGCGGAGCTGACGGACACCGGCTTCGATGCCAGCGTGTTGTCCAGGTTCCGGGCCCGGCTCGCGGACAACGGCATGGAGCGGGTGGTCTTCGACCGGCTCCTTGAGCACTGCAAGGACGCCGGGCTGGTGGTGGCCGGGGGCAAGCAGCGCACCGATTCCACCCATGTGATCAGTGCGGTGCGGGACTTGAACCGGCTGGAGCTGGCCGGGGAGAGCGTGCGGGCGGCGCTGGAGGCTCTGGCGGTCGCGGCGCCGATCTGGCTGGCCGGACAGATCGACGTGCCGGAGTTCGCCGAGCGGTACGGACCGAGGACCGACGGCTGGCGGATGCCGTCCTCACAGGCCAAACGCGACCGCCTCGCCCAGGTCTTCGGCCAGGACGCCCTCGCCCTGTGCCGGGCGGCCTGGGCCGAGGACGCCCCGGTGTGGATCCATGAGGTCGAGGCGGTGCATCTGCTGCGGCAGGTCCTGGTGCAGACCTACATCATCCGGTCCGATGCCCGGGGACGGCAGGTGATCAGGAAGCGGGACGCCGACGACGGCGTCCCGCCCGGTCAACTCCGCCTGGCCTCCCCCTACGACGCGGACGCACGCTGGGCGGCCAAGGGCGATGACCTGTTCTGGATGGGCTACAAGATCCACCTCACCGAAACGTGCGGCACACTCCCCAACGCCAACGCCAACGCCGACGCCGACGCCGACGCCGACGCCGACGCCGACGCCGACGCCGACGCCGACGCCGACGCCGACGCCGACGCCGACGCCGACGCCGGGTCCGGGTCCGGGGCCGGGAGGATGCCGAATCTGATCACCGACGTGCACACCACCGACGCGACCGTGCCCGACGTGAAGGCGACCGCTCCCATCCAGCAGAGCCTCGCGGAGCACGGCGTGAAACCGGCCGAGCACTACCTCGACTCCGGCTACCCGTCGGCCGACCTGATCACCAAGGCCACGCAGGACGGTATCCGCATGGTCACTCCGGTCCTTCTGGACCACTCCGCGCAGGCCAAGGCGGCCGAAGGCTTCGACAAGAACGCCTTCACCATCAACTGGAAGACCCGCCAGGTCCGCTGCCCCGCCGGGAGGATCAGCTCCCACTGGAACCCCGTCCAGCAACACGGCACAGACGCCATCGTGGTCACCTTCAGCGTCCTGACCTGCCGCGACTGCCCCTTCCAGAAGCAGTGCACCACCTCGAAGACCGGCCGTCGCATGCTCACCCTCAGGCCCGAAGAACTCCACGACAACCTCGCCAGGGCCCGCGCCGAGCAGAAGACCGACACCTGGAAGAACAAGTACGCCCTCCGGGCCGGCGTCGAGGGCACCATCAACCAGGCCCTCGACATCACCGGCATCCGCCGGGCCCGCTACCGCGGCCTACCGAAAGTCCGCCTCCAACACGCCTTCTCCGCCACCGCGCTCAACGTGATCCGGCTCGACGCCCATTGGACCACCGGGCCACTCGACCGCGCCCGCCACAGCAGGCTCGAACGACTCAGCTACCAACTCTCCGCCTGA